One Nostocoides sp. HKS02 genomic window carries:
- a CDS encoding L-ribulose-5-phosphate 4-epimerase: MSVLASSAVREAVELLRNDLANLHRELSRNELVVWTAGNVSARVEGEPLLVIKPSGVSYDDLSAEAMVVVDFDGHLVEGAHRPSSDTAAHAYVYRHLPEVGGVVHTHSTYATAWCARREPIPCVLTMIADEFGGDIPVGPFALIGDESIGRGIVETLAGSRSKAVLMGGHGPFTVGPTARAAVKAAVMLEDVARTVHIARQLGEPPRLDQADIDRLYDRYQNVYGQKGSPTP, translated from the coding sequence ATGAGCGTCCTGGCGAGCTCCGCGGTGCGCGAGGCAGTCGAGCTGCTGCGCAACGACCTTGCGAACCTGCACCGCGAGCTCAGCCGCAACGAGCTGGTCGTCTGGACGGCGGGCAACGTGTCCGCCCGGGTCGAGGGCGAGCCCCTCCTGGTGATCAAGCCTTCGGGAGTCTCCTACGACGACCTCAGCGCCGAGGCCATGGTCGTCGTCGACTTCGACGGACACCTCGTCGAGGGCGCGCACCGACCGTCCTCGGACACGGCAGCGCACGCGTATGTCTACCGGCACCTGCCCGAGGTCGGTGGGGTGGTGCACACGCACTCGACCTACGCCACCGCGTGGTGTGCCCGGCGCGAGCCGATTCCGTGTGTTCTCACCATGATTGCCGACGAGTTCGGTGGCGACATCCCGGTGGGCCCGTTCGCGCTGATCGGCGACGAGTCAATCGGGCGCGGCATCGTCGAGACCCTTGCGGGCAGTCGCAGCAAGGCCGTCCTCATGGGCGGCCACGGTCCGTTCACCGTGGGCCCCACGGCACGGGCTGCGGTCAAGGCCGCCGTCATGCTTGAGGACGTCGCCCGGACCGTGCACATCGCGCGCCAGCTCGGCGAGCCTCCGCGGCTCGACCAGGCCGACATCGACCGGCTCTACGACCGGTACCAGAACGTGTACGGACAGAAGGGAAGTCCCACCCCATGA
- the mmsA gene encoding multiple monosaccharide ABC transporter ATP-binding protein produces the protein MTSAILTMRDITKEFPGVRALSDVNLTVQRGEIHSICGENGAGKSTLMKVLSGVYPHGTYAGEIHFDGVPCEFKGIRESEAAGIVIIHQELALVPELSILENLFLGNEQASAGVIDWLVARQRALDLLARVGLHENPDTQIKNIGIGKQQLVEIAKALAKDVKLLILDEPTAALNDTDSRHLLDLLRGLKAKGITSIMISHKLAEIEEVSDSITIIRDGRTIETLDVTRGEVNEDRIIRGMVGRDLDHRFPPHVPNVGDLLLEIRNWTVGHPQDSTRLVVKNATLSIRRGEIVGLAGLMGAGRTELARSVFGESYGYKVSGELVKEGVALHATTVQRAIDAGLAYVTEDRKSLGLNLLDTIKVSITAAGLKKIRRRGVVDEREEVLAAERYRTSMNIKTPSIEEGVAKLSGGNQQKVVLGKWMFTEPDVLILDEPTRGIDVGAKYEIYEIINRLADSGRGVLVISSELPELLGLCDRIYTLSAGVITADVPREQADQEVLMRYMTQRKAD, from the coding sequence ATGACCTCAGCGATCCTGACGATGCGCGACATCACCAAGGAGTTCCCCGGTGTGCGGGCGCTGTCCGACGTCAACCTCACGGTGCAGCGCGGTGAGATCCACAGCATCTGCGGCGAGAACGGCGCGGGCAAGTCGACCCTCATGAAGGTGCTGTCCGGCGTCTACCCCCATGGCACGTATGCCGGCGAGATCCACTTCGACGGCGTTCCGTGCGAGTTCAAGGGGATCCGCGAGAGCGAGGCGGCCGGCATCGTCATCATCCACCAGGAGCTCGCGCTCGTGCCCGAGCTGTCGATCCTGGAGAACCTCTTCCTCGGCAACGAGCAGGCGTCGGCGGGCGTCATCGACTGGTTGGTCGCCCGCCAGCGCGCCCTCGACCTCCTGGCCCGGGTGGGCCTGCACGAGAACCCGGACACGCAGATCAAGAACATCGGGATCGGCAAGCAGCAGCTGGTCGAGATCGCCAAGGCGCTGGCCAAGGACGTCAAGCTACTCATCCTCGACGAGCCGACGGCGGCGCTCAACGACACCGACAGCCGCCACCTCCTCGACCTCCTTCGTGGCCTCAAGGCCAAGGGCATCACGTCGATCATGATCAGCCACAAGCTCGCCGAGATCGAGGAGGTCTCCGACTCGATCACCATCATCCGCGACGGCCGGACCATCGAGACCCTCGACGTGACCCGCGGCGAGGTCAACGAGGACCGCATCATCCGGGGGATGGTCGGTCGCGACCTGGACCACCGGTTCCCACCGCACGTCCCCAACGTGGGCGACCTGCTCCTGGAGATCCGCAACTGGACCGTCGGCCATCCGCAGGACTCCACCCGACTGGTCGTCAAGAACGCCACCCTCAGCATCCGCCGCGGCGAGATCGTCGGGCTCGCCGGCCTCATGGGCGCCGGACGAACCGAGCTCGCGCGCAGTGTCTTCGGGGAGTCCTACGGCTACAAGGTGAGCGGGGAGCTGGTCAAGGAGGGCGTCGCCCTGCACGCCACGACGGTCCAGCGCGCCATCGACGCCGGGCTCGCCTACGTCACCGAGGATCGCAAGAGCCTGGGACTGAACCTGCTCGACACGATCAAGGTGTCCATCACGGCGGCCGGGCTGAAGAAGATCCGCCGTCGCGGTGTGGTCGACGAGCGCGAGGAGGTGCTCGCTGCCGAGCGGTACCGCACCAGCATGAACATCAAGACGCCCTCGATCGAGGAGGGGGTGGCCAAGCTCTCCGGCGGCAACCAGCAGAAGGTCGTCCTCGGGAAGTGGATGTTCACCGAGCCGGACGTCCTGATCCTCGACGAGCCCACCCGGGGCATCGACGTGGGGGCGAAGTACGAGATCTACGAGATCATCAACCGGCTCGCCGACAGCGGTCGTGGCGTGCTCGTGATCTCCTCCGAGCTGCCCGAGCTGCTCGGCCTCTGTGACCGCATCTACACCCTCAGCGCCGGCGTCATCACCGCGGACGTCCCTCGCGAGCAGGCAGACCAAGAAGTGCTCATGCGCTACATGACCCAGCGAAAGGCAGACTGA
- the mmsB gene encoding multiple monosaccharide ABC transporter permease, which yields MATETAPAPTGQQPTPPTGSIAREVRKALSGNIRQYGMMIALLLLVAYFQVSTGGLFLEPRNVTSLLVQNGYVLILAIGMVMVIIAGHIDLSVGSASAFVGATVALSMQQWHLPWPAAILLGVAVGILVGIWQGFWVAYVGIPAFIVTLAGMLLFRGLDLMILNAESIPVPDSFQKMANGYLPDLGPVTGYHNPTLVLTLVAVAVIVYFELRRRADLRKYGMEVPRLALTVIKLVVICGLLLGFGLLLASYKGVPVVGLILGALVVLYTFITQRTVLGRHIYAVGGNSNAARLSGVDTRRVDLFVMVNMGLLAAIAGMVFTAYLNAANPKDGVGFELDAIAAVFVGGAAVAGGIGTVTGSMIGGLVMGVLNLGLANMSVDSNFVQIIKGLVLLGAVAFDVYSKRQGRPSFIGMILKGLQRGAGGSGPGASGPPGPLVATEPDADDGGFRNASRSHATMERTVTQE from the coding sequence ATGGCGACCGAGACCGCCCCGGCTCCCACGGGGCAGCAGCCCACGCCACCGACGGGTTCGATCGCCCGCGAGGTGCGCAAGGCCCTCAGCGGCAACATCCGGCAGTACGGCATGATGATCGCCCTGCTCCTGCTCGTGGCGTACTTCCAGGTGTCGACGGGCGGGCTCTTCCTCGAGCCGCGCAACGTCACGTCGCTGCTCGTCCAGAACGGTTACGTCCTGATCCTCGCGATCGGCATGGTGATGGTGATCATCGCCGGGCACATCGACCTGTCGGTCGGTTCCGCGTCGGCCTTCGTCGGGGCGACCGTCGCGCTCTCCATGCAGCAGTGGCACCTGCCGTGGCCAGCAGCGATCCTCCTCGGCGTCGCCGTCGGCATCCTGGTGGGGATCTGGCAGGGCTTCTGGGTGGCCTACGTCGGGATTCCGGCGTTCATCGTCACCCTCGCCGGCATGCTGCTCTTCCGCGGGCTGGACCTGATGATCCTCAACGCCGAATCCATCCCGGTTCCCGACAGCTTCCAGAAGATGGCCAACGGCTATCTCCCGGACCTGGGCCCGGTCACCGGCTACCACAACCCCACCCTGGTGCTCACCCTCGTGGCGGTCGCGGTCATCGTCTACTTCGAGCTGCGTCGGCGCGCCGATCTGCGCAAGTACGGCATGGAGGTGCCACGCCTCGCGCTCACCGTCATCAAGCTCGTCGTGATCTGTGGCCTGCTGCTGGGGTTCGGCCTGCTGCTCGCGTCCTACAAGGGCGTCCCGGTCGTCGGTCTGATCCTCGGCGCCCTCGTGGTCCTCTACACCTTCATCACCCAGCGCACGGTGCTCGGGCGCCACATCTACGCGGTCGGCGGCAACTCCAACGCGGCCCGTCTCTCGGGGGTCGACACCCGGCGGGTCGACTTGTTCGTCATGGTGAACATGGGCCTCCTGGCGGCCATCGCCGGCATGGTCTTCACGGCATACCTCAATGCCGCCAACCCCAAGGACGGCGTGGGCTTCGAGCTCGACGCGATCGCGGCCGTGTTCGTCGGTGGTGCCGCGGTGGCAGGTGGCATCGGTACCGTCACCGGGTCGATGATCGGTGGCCTGGTCATGGGTGTGCTCAACCTGGGCTTGGCCAACATGAGCGTCGACTCCAACTTCGTCCAGATCATCAAGGGGCTCGTCCTGCTGGGTGCCGTCGCGTTCGACGTCTACTCCAAGCGACAGGGGCGCCCGAGCTTCATCGGGATGATCCTCAAGGGCCTGCAGCGCGGCGCTGGTGGCAGTGGTCCCGGTGCCTCAGGGCCCCCCGGCCCGCTGGTGGCCACCGAACCGGATGCGGACGACGGCGGCTTCCGGAACGCGAGCCGGTCGCACGCGACGATGGAGCGCACCGTCACCCAGGAGTAG
- a CDS encoding LacI family DNA-binding transcriptional regulator, translating into MSVPARSAPRLEDVARVAGVSHQTVSRVVNGSARVAPATRERVLEAVRELGYRRNSAARALATQKSGVIGVVVAGLGFFGPSSTVVGLELAARAEGYSMVLASLPEVTADATQAALDHLVGESVEAIVLIAPVDTGLDLGAGSTLPVPIVVLDADPTRSRLSVGVDHEAGARLATQHLVDLGHRRIDHLRGPLDWYQAHARTVGWRSTLEAAGLPVPEPLVGDWTASSGFEMGRLLAADPEVTAIFVANDQMSIGVLRALSEAGRRVPGDVSIVGFDDIPESEYFSPPLTTVRQNFEALGRGAMGLLTDAIRGDRQAGTVTVPPKLVVRASTARPPAGAGG; encoded by the coding sequence GTGAGCGTCCCTGCCCGGTCCGCGCCCAGGCTCGAGGACGTCGCCCGGGTGGCCGGCGTCTCCCATCAGACCGTCTCACGTGTCGTCAACGGCTCCGCCCGGGTCGCCCCGGCGACGCGCGAGCGGGTGCTGGAGGCCGTCCGGGAGCTCGGCTACCGGCGCAACAGCGCGGCTCGTGCGCTCGCTACCCAGAAGAGCGGCGTGATCGGTGTCGTCGTGGCCGGCTTGGGGTTCTTCGGCCCGTCGAGCACCGTGGTCGGGCTCGAGCTCGCGGCGCGCGCCGAGGGCTACAGCATGGTGCTCGCCTCGTTGCCCGAGGTCACGGCCGACGCGACGCAGGCCGCGCTGGACCACCTCGTCGGTGAGTCGGTCGAGGCCATCGTCCTCATCGCCCCCGTCGACACCGGTCTCGACCTTGGCGCCGGATCGACCCTGCCGGTCCCCATCGTGGTGCTCGACGCCGACCCGACCCGATCGCGGCTCTCGGTCGGCGTCGACCACGAGGCGGGCGCACGGTTGGCGACCCAACACCTCGTCGACCTGGGCCACCGCCGGATTGACCATCTGCGCGGCCCGCTGGACTGGTACCAGGCCCACGCGCGAACCGTTGGCTGGCGCTCGACGCTCGAGGCCGCGGGCCTGCCGGTGCCCGAGCCGCTGGTGGGTGACTGGACGGCCTCGAGCGGCTTCGAGATGGGTCGCCTGCTGGCGGCTGATCCCGAGGTCACCGCGATCTTCGTCGCCAACGACCAGATGTCCATCGGCGTGCTGCGGGCCCTCTCCGAGGCTGGGCGGCGCGTGCCTGGCGACGTGAGCATCGTGGGGTTCGACGACATCCCCGAGTCGGAGTACTTCTCTCCGCCGCTGACGACCGTGCGCCAGAACTTCGAGGCGTTGGGACGCGGTGCCATGGGCCTGCTCACCGATGCCATTCGTGGCGACCGGCAGGCGGGAACCGTCACGGTTCCGCCGAAGCTGGTCGTCCGGGCATCGACGGCTCGGCCGCCGGCGGGCGCTGGCGGCTGA
- the chvE gene encoding multiple monosaccharide ABC transporter substrate-binding protein — translation MPTKTSERWIKDGDYIKQQLEAAGYKVNLQYANDDIPTQVTQVNDMVTKGDQALVIASIDGTALKGVLKEAKDANIPVIAYDRLLRDTDAVNYYTTFDNLKVGKLQAESLLAGLAASGAPKPWNVELFAGSPDDNNATFFFNGAMQVLQPKIAAGEIKIASGETDFKTVATLRWDAAVAKKRMENVLTKAYSNADVNGVLSPYDGLSRGIIAALKGGGYGAGGKKLPVVTGQDAELESVKSILAGEQYSSVFKNTRDLAQATVKMIQEVLDKKTVTVNDTTSYNNGVKAVPTELLQPVAIDKSNATDVLTKANYYTADQLK, via the coding sequence ATGCCGACCAAGACGTCCGAACGCTGGATCAAGGACGGCGACTACATCAAGCAGCAGCTCGAGGCCGCTGGCTACAAGGTCAACCTCCAGTACGCCAACGACGACATCCCGACCCAGGTCACCCAGGTCAACGACATGGTGACCAAGGGCGACCAGGCCCTCGTCATCGCCTCGATCGACGGCACGGCCCTGAAGGGGGTCCTCAAGGAGGCCAAGGATGCCAACATCCCGGTCATCGCCTACGACCGCCTGCTGCGCGACACCGATGCCGTGAACTACTACACGACGTTCGACAACCTCAAGGTCGGCAAGCTCCAGGCCGAGTCCCTGCTCGCGGGTCTGGCGGCCAGCGGCGCCCCGAAGCCGTGGAACGTCGAGCTGTTCGCGGGCTCGCCCGACGACAACAACGCCACGTTCTTCTTCAACGGTGCCATGCAGGTGCTCCAGCCCAAGATCGCCGCCGGCGAGATCAAGATCGCCTCGGGTGAGACGGACTTCAAGACCGTCGCCACCTTGCGCTGGGACGCGGCTGTCGCCAAGAAGCGGATGGAGAACGTCCTCACCAAGGCGTACTCGAACGCCGACGTCAACGGCGTGCTGTCGCCCTACGACGGCCTGTCACGTGGCATCATCGCGGCTCTCAAGGGCGGTGGCTATGGCGCAGGCGGCAAGAAGCTCCCGGTCGTGACCGGCCAGGACGCCGAGCTGGAGTCGGTCAAGTCGATCCTCGCAGGCGAGCAGTACTCCTCGGTCTTCAAGAACACCCGCGACCTCGCGCAGGCAACGGTGAAGATGATCCAGGAGGTGCTCGACAAGAAGACCGTCACGGTGAACGACACGACGTCCTACAACAACGGGGTCAAGGCCGTCCCGACCGAGCTGCTCCAGCCCGTGGCGATCGACAAGTCCAACGCCACGGACGTGCTCACGAAGGCGAACTACTACACGGCTGACCAGCTGAAGTAG
- the araA gene encoding L-arabinose isomerase, which translates to MTTRPQIWFLTGSQGLYGDDVLEQVASQSRGISDVLAAADSIPAEIVAKPVLTDAAAIRRVMLDANSDDRVVGVIAWMHTFSPAKMWISGLDTLAKPLLHLHTQAGRDLPWATIDMDFMNLNQAAHGDREFGYIQTRVGVARKTVSGHVSDPHTVRRVATWARAATAYGALRQLKLVRFGDNMRGVAVTDGDKVEAELRFGVSVNTHGVNDLVAVVDQVSDAEIDTLVKEYDDLYAVAPQLRAGGERHESLRYGARIELGLRAFLADGGYGAFTTNFEDLGGLRQLPGLAVQRLMADGYGFGGEGDWKTSVMLRTLKVMADGLPGGTSFMEDYTYHLEPGHELILGAHMLEVCPSIAGSRPTLEIHPLGIGGREDPVRLVFTAAPGAGVVLGISDLGDRFRLTANEIDVVEPLADLPNLPVARAVWSPRPDLRTSTESWLTAGGPHHTVLSTALTAEHLGDFAEMAGVELAVIDAETTTRSFARELRWNNAYYRLAQGL; encoded by the coding sequence ATGACCACCCGCCCACAGATCTGGTTCCTCACGGGCAGCCAGGGCCTCTACGGCGACGACGTGCTCGAGCAGGTCGCGTCCCAGTCGCGGGGGATCTCAGACGTCCTTGCGGCTGCCGACTCGATCCCCGCCGAGATCGTCGCCAAGCCCGTCCTCACCGACGCCGCCGCCATCCGTCGCGTGATGCTCGACGCCAACAGCGACGACCGGGTCGTCGGGGTCATCGCCTGGATGCACACCTTCTCGCCGGCCAAGATGTGGATCTCCGGTCTCGACACCCTGGCCAAGCCGCTCCTGCACCTGCACACGCAGGCGGGTCGCGACCTGCCGTGGGCGACGATCGACATGGACTTCATGAACCTCAACCAAGCCGCCCACGGCGACCGCGAGTTCGGGTACATCCAGACCCGCGTGGGCGTCGCGCGCAAGACCGTCTCGGGGCACGTGAGCGACCCCCACACGGTCCGGCGGGTCGCCACGTGGGCCAGGGCCGCCACGGCATACGGGGCCCTGCGTCAGCTCAAGCTGGTCCGCTTCGGCGACAACATGCGGGGCGTCGCGGTCACCGACGGCGACAAGGTCGAGGCCGAGCTGCGCTTCGGGGTCTCCGTCAACACCCATGGCGTCAACGACCTCGTGGCCGTCGTCGACCAGGTCTCCGATGCCGAGATCGACACCCTGGTCAAGGAGTACGACGACCTCTATGCCGTCGCGCCCCAGCTGCGCGCCGGCGGCGAGCGTCACGAGTCGCTGCGCTACGGCGCGCGGATCGAGCTCGGTCTGCGCGCCTTCCTCGCCGACGGCGGGTACGGCGCCTTCACCACGAACTTCGAGGACCTGGGTGGTCTGCGCCAGCTCCCCGGCCTGGCGGTGCAACGGCTCATGGCTGACGGCTACGGCTTCGGCGGTGAGGGCGACTGGAAGACCTCGGTCATGCTGCGGACCCTCAAGGTCATGGCGGACGGGCTGCCCGGTGGCACCTCGTTCATGGAGGACTACACCTACCACCTCGAGCCCGGCCATGAGCTGATCCTCGGTGCGCACATGCTGGAGGTCTGCCCCTCCATCGCCGGCTCCAGGCCGACCCTCGAGATCCATCCGCTGGGCATCGGGGGCCGCGAGGACCCCGTCCGTCTCGTCTTCACGGCGGCCCCGGGCGCCGGCGTCGTGCTCGGCATCTCGGACCTGGGCGACCGGTTCCGCCTGACCGCCAACGAGATCGACGTCGTCGAGCCGCTGGCCGACCTGCCCAACCTCCCGGTGGCCCGGGCGGTCTGGAGCCCGCGCCCCGACCTGAGGACGTCGACCGAGTCCTGGCTCACGGCCGGCGGGCCCCACCACACCGTGCTCTCGACCGCCCTGACGGCCGAGCACCTCGGCGACTTCGCGGAGATGGCGGGCGTCGAGCTCGCCGTCATCGACGCCGAGACCACGACGCGCAGCTTCGCTCGCGAACTGCGCTGGAACAACGCCTACTACCGGCTGGCTCAGGGCCTGTGA
- a CDS encoding isochorismate synthase MenF: MTSLPTPEPATEPATEPTTGRRGIPAGARAVARTVEVDAPGALLSLLPDHVDATHVCSWVRRGEGMVGWGRALEFTASGPDRFAQAQQWWRDVVAGAVVRDEVRLPGTGPVAFGSVSYSAGSSAGATLVVPEVVVGSRDGRFWVTTIGTDSELPAPVVPKQSDPREPEGVAFADGALSPAQWAGAVGRAVERITAGDLDKVVLARDLQVSADAPIDPRWLLTRLAERYDTTWVFAVDGLVGATPEMLVRLERGLVTSRVLAGTIRRTGDDAHDLALAASLARSSKDLEEHEYAVRSVADALRPHCSSMNVPESPFVLHLSNVMHLATDVAGVLADGSTSLALAASLHPSAAVCGTPSAVADALITELESMDRGRYAGPVGWMDASGDGEWGIALRCGAFDDADASSMRLFAGCGIVAGSDPESEVAESDAKLVPMRDALTAATPG; encoded by the coding sequence ATGACCAGCCTGCCCACGCCCGAACCCGCGACGGAGCCCGCGACGGAACCGACGACGGGGCGCCGCGGCATACCCGCTGGGGCCCGCGCCGTCGCGCGGACGGTCGAGGTCGACGCGCCGGGCGCCCTGCTGTCGCTGCTCCCCGACCATGTCGACGCGACCCACGTCTGCAGCTGGGTCCGTCGTGGCGAGGGCATGGTCGGCTGGGGCCGGGCGCTCGAGTTCACCGCCTCCGGTCCCGACCGCTTCGCCCAGGCGCAGCAGTGGTGGCGAGACGTGGTGGCCGGCGCGGTGGTGCGCGACGAGGTGCGCCTCCCGGGCACCGGACCGGTGGCCTTCGGCTCCGTGTCGTACTCCGCCGGGTCGTCGGCCGGTGCGACCCTGGTCGTGCCCGAGGTCGTCGTGGGGTCCCGCGACGGCAGGTTCTGGGTCACCACGATCGGCACCGACTCCGAGCTGCCGGCACCCGTCGTTCCCAAGCAGTCCGACCCGCGCGAACCCGAGGGCGTCGCGTTCGCTGACGGCGCGCTCTCGCCCGCCCAGTGGGCCGGCGCCGTCGGGCGGGCCGTCGAGCGGATCACGGCCGGCGACCTCGACAAGGTGGTGCTCGCTCGCGACCTGCAGGTCAGCGCCGACGCCCCCATCGACCCGCGCTGGCTGCTCACCCGGCTGGCCGAGCGCTACGACACCACCTGGGTCTTCGCCGTCGACGGGCTGGTGGGCGCGACGCCGGAGATGCTCGTGCGGCTGGAACGGGGCCTGGTCACCTCGCGGGTGCTCGCCGGCACCATCCGTCGGACCGGGGACGACGCACACGACCTCGCGCTGGCGGCATCGTTGGCCCGGTCGAGCAAGGACCTCGAGGAGCACGAGTACGCCGTGCGCTCGGTCGCCGACGCCCTGCGCCCCCACTGCTCGTCGATGAACGTGCCCGAGTCGCCGTTCGTCCTGCACCTGTCCAACGTCATGCACCTCGCCACCGACGTGGCCGGGGTCCTGGCCGACGGGTCCACCTCACTGGCGCTGGCCGCCTCGCTGCACCCGAGCGCGGCCGTGTGCGGCACGCCCTCCGCCGTGGCCGACGCCCTGATCACCGAGCTCGAGAGCATGGACCGTGGGCGGTATGCCGGACCGGTCGGCTGGATGGACGCCTCCGGCGACGGCGAGTGGGGGATCGCGTTGCGGTGCGGCGCGTTCGACGACGCCGACGCTTCGTCGATGCGCCTGTTCGCCGGGTGCGGCATCGTCGCCGGCTCCGACCCGGAGTCCGAGGTCGCCGAGTCGGACGCCAAGCTCGTGCCGATGCGCGACGCGCTGACCGCCGCTACTCCTGGGTGA
- the menD gene encoding 2-succinyl-5-enolpyruvyl-6-hydroxy-3-cyclohexene-1-carboxylic-acid synthase, producing the protein MNPSTALATVLVDELVRHGVRHAVLCPGSRSAPLAYALQQADRAGHLTLHVRVDERSAGFLALGLAKLTRVPAVVVTTSGTAVANLHPAVLEAHHGIVPLIVLSADRPPELRGTGANQTTVQPGMFGGALRWSHELGTPERRDGQQAGWRSVVSRAVAAARGVSGDAGPVHVNVPLREPLVPTDDGPWPESLQGRPGGLPWTQVYAARTGSRGVREARAGDPATPAPDLASARRTLVVIGDLPTPDLFDQAVAWAAAHRWPVIAEPFAGHPRPEVIPHGPLLLSVLPWLEANAPERVITVGRVTLSRDVASVVRRKGVRVETVSATTTWSDPSSVVAAAHRSDVLSDLPERPQEPDDGWLSSWCEAGKVLAKAVAGEPSPWPSGPAVAAVVLGALPSAAALFVGSSNAARDLDLAATSTAPDVTVVASRGLAGIDGCVSTAAGLALAGPRAAYALMGDLTFLHDANGLLVGPHEPVPDLTIVVTNDDGGGIFTLLEPGEPERAGDFERIFGTPTGTDLGALCQAHGVAHRVARTRDELYAVVGARPQGLLVVEVPVERAVHRAVHARLREVAHSALAQSSPDAGLPTPRREEP; encoded by the coding sequence GTGAACCCGTCGACCGCACTCGCCACGGTGCTCGTCGACGAGCTGGTGCGACACGGGGTGCGCCACGCCGTGCTCTGCCCTGGGTCGAGGTCGGCGCCGCTCGCCTATGCCCTGCAGCAGGCCGACCGGGCCGGTCACCTCACCCTCCACGTCCGCGTGGACGAGCGGTCCGCGGGCTTTCTGGCCCTCGGGCTGGCCAAGCTCACCCGCGTGCCGGCGGTGGTGGTCACCACGTCGGGCACGGCGGTGGCCAACCTCCACCCGGCCGTGCTCGAGGCCCACCACGGGATCGTGCCCCTCATCGTGCTCAGCGCCGACCGCCCGCCTGAGCTGCGGGGGACCGGAGCCAACCAGACGACCGTCCAGCCGGGGATGTTCGGCGGCGCGCTGCGGTGGTCCCACGAGCTCGGCACGCCCGAGCGTCGCGATGGTCAGCAGGCTGGCTGGCGCAGCGTCGTGTCGCGCGCCGTCGCCGCGGCCCGTGGGGTCTCCGGCGATGCCGGTCCCGTCCACGTGAACGTCCCGCTGCGTGAGCCCTTGGTGCCCACCGACGACGGGCCGTGGCCCGAGTCGCTGCAGGGCCGTCCGGGCGGACTGCCCTGGACCCAGGTGTATGCCGCGCGGACCGGCTCGCGCGGGGTTCGCGAGGCTCGCGCTGGCGACCCCGCCACGCCCGCACCCGACCTCGCCAGCGCCCGCCGGACCCTCGTCGTCATCGGCGACCTGCCCACGCCCGACCTCTTCGACCAGGCCGTCGCCTGGGCGGCCGCGCATCGCTGGCCCGTGATCGCCGAGCCGTTCGCCGGACATCCGCGACCTGAGGTCATCCCCCATGGGCCACTTCTGCTGTCGGTTCTGCCGTGGCTCGAGGCGAACGCGCCCGAGCGGGTCATCACCGTCGGACGCGTCACCCTGTCCCGTGACGTCGCATCCGTGGTGCGGCGCAAGGGAGTTCGTGTCGAGACGGTGTCGGCGACCACTACCTGGAGCGACCCGTCGTCCGTGGTGGCGGCCGCTCATCGCAGCGATGTTCTCTCGGACCTGCCCGAGAGGCCCCAGGAGCCCGATGACGGCTGGCTCAGCTCGTGGTGCGAGGCGGGCAAGGTGCTCGCCAAGGCGGTCGCCGGGGAGCCGTCACCGTGGCCGAGCGGGCCAGCCGTCGCCGCCGTCGTGCTGGGCGCGCTGCCGTCAGCGGCAGCCCTGTTCGTCGGCTCGTCGAACGCAGCCCGCGACCTCGACCTCGCCGCCACGAGCACGGCGCCCGACGTCACCGTCGTGGCCAGTCGTGGGCTGGCCGGCATCGACGGGTGCGTGTCGACCGCAGCCGGCCTGGCGCTCGCAGGCCCGCGGGCGGCCTACGCCCTGATGGGTGACCTGACCTTCCTCCACGACGCCAACGGGCTGCTCGTGGGGCCGCACGAGCCCGTTCCCGACCTCACGATCGTCGTGACCAACGACGACGGCGGGGGCATCTTCACCCTGCTGGAGCCCGGTGAACCGGAGCGGGCGGGGGACTTCGAGCGCATCTTCGGCACCCCGACCGGCACCGACCTGGGTGCGCTCTGCCAAGCCCACGGCGTCGCCCACCGGGTGGCCCGCACGCGGGACGAGCTGTACGCCGTGGTGGGAGCACGACCCCAGGGCCTCCTGGTCGTCGAGGTGCCCGTGGAGAGGGCCGTCCACCGCGCCGTCCATGCGCGGCTGCGCGAGGTCGCCCACTCGGCCCTGGCGCAGAGTTCCCCTGACGCGGGTCTCCCCACCCCGCGACGGGAGGAGCCGTGA